One window from the genome of Gemmatimonadaceae bacterium encodes:
- a CDS encoding type II secretion system F family protein, with amino-acid sequence MIPFLFLVFVAVMSAMLAGYALVIDHRRRLMIDRALGQDTVVMSPIPRAKLLAARRSAAVDELRRRLDRLVPNAWVNDPATRERMVRAGYDGDAPLFLYAVFRVGLLVMLPLMTLAFGAGETPLERLLFLFGALVLSWIIPRGSLDSLVRQRQERIKRAIPDALDLMIVCVEAGSSLESAILRVSRDLSGIHRDLAFELGNVVRRTKAGVPRAEALRGLWDRTGVPELRTLAANIAQSERWGTSVGRVLRVTGETLRRKRRHSVERRASMATLKMTIPLVTMILPPLFLVVLGPGVLQLIGAFHVVK; translated from the coding sequence ATGATTCCATTTCTCTTCCTCGTCTTTGTCGCCGTCATGTCGGCCATGCTCGCCGGCTATGCGTTGGTGATCGACCACCGGCGCCGGCTGATGATCGACCGCGCGCTGGGCCAGGATACCGTCGTCATGTCGCCGATACCGCGCGCCAAGCTCCTGGCCGCGCGACGTTCGGCGGCGGTCGACGAGCTGCGCAGGCGCCTCGATCGGTTGGTGCCGAATGCGTGGGTGAACGATCCGGCGACGCGCGAGCGCATGGTCCGCGCCGGATACGACGGCGACGCCCCGCTGTTCCTGTACGCCGTGTTCCGTGTCGGCTTGCTCGTCATGCTGCCGCTCATGACGCTCGCCTTCGGCGCGGGCGAGACGCCGCTCGAGCGATTGCTGTTCTTGTTCGGCGCGCTCGTGCTCAGCTGGATCATTCCGCGCGGCTCGCTCGACAGTCTGGTGCGGCAGCGGCAAGAGCGCATCAAGCGCGCGATTCCCGACGCGCTCGACTTGATGATCGTATGCGTCGAAGCAGGGAGCAGCCTCGAGTCGGCGATTCTTCGTGTGTCGCGCGATCTTTCCGGGATTCACCGCGATCTCGCGTTCGAGCTTGGCAATGTCGTGCGGCGCACGAAGGCCGGCGTTCCGCGCGCGGAAGCGTTGCGCGGATTGTGGGATCGAACGGGCGTTCCGGAGTTGAGAACGCTGGCCGCGAACATCGCGCAGAGCGAGCGCTGGGGAACGAGTGTCGGTCGCGTGTTGCGCGTAACGGGCGAGACGCTGCGGCGGAAACGGCGTCACAGTGTCGAGCGCCGCGCATCGATGGCGACGCTCAAGATGACGATTCCGCTCGTGACGATGATTCTGCCGCCGCTCTTTCTCGTGGTGCTCGGCCCTGGTGTGCTGCAGTTGATCGGCGCGTTTCACGTGGTGAAGTAG
- the cpaB gene encoding Flp pilus assembly protein CpaB, whose translation MPKRRLSIRSMFYLAIFVALVATVGAYRALQASKPQPEQRTRRVVVAAADISEGSTIKLDALKIAELPSAAVAPNAFTVTDSLVGRITRVPIFAGDVIVPGRLAPKGSGPGLEVKISPGMRAMAVKVDDVAGLSGLINPGSHVDVLVTLTPEANGRRVSKLFMENVRVLSVGSVVQRDNSGKPIEASTATLEVDPAQAERLAVAMNQGTIQLVLRGYGDPAQITTAGASSSDVLSQLRNAPERVEPAPEKPRSEVRHSAPARVQAPAVAPPPVTPVPAAPKAQSETAVVRIYRGGGEGVEKKVEKADSLKHKPRGSR comes from the coding sequence ATGCCGAAGCGTCGTCTCAGCATTCGTTCGATGTTCTATCTCGCGATCTTCGTGGCGCTCGTCGCGACGGTCGGAGCATATCGCGCGTTGCAGGCCTCGAAGCCGCAACCCGAACAACGGACGCGTCGCGTCGTCGTCGCGGCGGCCGACATTTCCGAAGGATCGACGATCAAGCTCGATGCGCTGAAGATTGCCGAGCTGCCGTCGGCCGCGGTCGCGCCGAATGCGTTCACGGTGACAGATTCTCTCGTCGGCCGCATCACGCGCGTCCCGATCTTCGCCGGCGACGTCATCGTGCCCGGACGACTCGCCCCCAAGGGCAGCGGACCGGGACTCGAGGTGAAGATCTCGCCCGGCATGCGCGCGATGGCCGTGAAGGTGGACGACGTCGCGGGATTGAGCGGTCTCATTAACCCCGGAAGTCACGTCGACGTGCTCGTCACGCTCACCCCCGAAGCGAATGGCCGGCGAGTGTCGAAGCTGTTCATGGAAAACGTCCGCGTGCTGTCGGTTGGCAGCGTGGTGCAGCGTGACAACTCGGGCAAGCCCATCGAAGCATCCACAGCGACGCTCGAAGTCGATCCGGCGCAAGCGGAGCGTCTCGCGGTCGCGATGAATCAGGGCACGATTCAACTCGTGCTGCGCGGCTACGGCGATCCCGCACAAATCACGACGGCCGGCGCGAGCTCGTCGGACGTGCTCTCGCAGCTGCGCAATGCGCCGGAGCGCGTCGAGCCCGCGCCCGAGAAACCACGGTCCGAAGTTCGGCACAGCGCGCCCGCGCGCGTGCAGGCGCCGGCAGTCGCGCCGCCGCCCGTCACACCGGTGCCGGCGGCGCCAAAGGCACAATCCGAGACCGCGGTTGTGCGCATCTATCGCGGAGGCGGGGAAGGGGTGGAGAAGAAAGTCGAGAAGGCCGATAGCCTCAAGCACAAGCCGCGGGGTTCGCGGTGA
- the grpE gene encoding nucleotide exchange factor GrpE, with protein MSLRDRLRRKGGAPPTDRVSGEHQVPENSVATEVDAAPEVERVGSFLPPNDSMRPAIETSAHYTAPTDELSQLEQLKVDVHRRLIERLDLEALEEITDETQLTAQIREAVVEFLRGEATPLSQSEREEIVEQVVYEITGLGPLEPLFRDPTISDILVNGARDIYVERKGRLQPVNASFRNDAHLIAVIDRIVSRVGRRVDESSPMVDARLPDGSRVNAIIPPLALDGPVLSIRRFGSKLAMDDMVATGTLTRQMAMLLAGCVHARLNILISGGTGSGKTTLLNALSSYVPSYERIVTIEDAAELRLQQEHVVRLETRPPNVEGRGEVVARDLVRNALRMRPDRIIIGEVRSAEVIDMLQAMNTGHEGSLATIHANTPRDALARLETMILMSGTSLPVRAMREQIASAIDVIVQVARLADGTRRVISIAEVAGIDGDVVTTSEIFEFRRRGMVSNKVVGTFVPTGVRPRFMERFQISGITLPPGVFDETVEVTAEPTVDGETPATPKPWTPSVADADLPARRRLAELETRLASVEREHQRSTERTRGMSMAMLAFLEALDEAQDAARASSDSGIGQSVAALSKRAQWFVDAFGMSPIEPKSGDKFDESIHEAVRTVPPNGVPRGRIVQVTQRGFRADGKIARRAQVVVAG; from the coding sequence ATGTCGCTGCGTGATCGTCTTCGCCGCAAAGGTGGCGCACCGCCGACCGACCGGGTCAGCGGCGAGCATCAGGTACCTGAGAACAGCGTCGCCACCGAAGTCGACGCTGCGCCGGAGGTCGAACGCGTTGGTTCGTTCCTGCCGCCGAACGATTCGATGCGGCCGGCAATCGAAACGAGTGCGCATTACACGGCGCCGACCGATGAGCTGAGCCAACTCGAGCAGCTCAAGGTCGACGTGCATCGCCGGCTGATCGAGCGGCTCGATCTCGAGGCGCTGGAAGAGATCACCGACGAGACGCAGCTCACCGCGCAGATTCGCGAGGCCGTCGTCGAATTCCTTCGCGGTGAAGCAACACCGCTCTCGCAGAGCGAGCGCGAAGAAATCGTCGAGCAAGTCGTCTACGAGATCACGGGACTTGGACCGCTCGAGCCCCTGTTCCGCGATCCAACGATCTCGGACATTCTCGTCAACGGCGCGCGCGACATCTACGTCGAGCGGAAGGGCCGCCTGCAGCCGGTCAACGCGTCGTTCCGCAACGACGCGCATCTGATCGCGGTCATCGATCGCATCGTCAGCCGCGTCGGCCGCCGCGTGGACGAATCGTCGCCGATGGTGGACGCGCGTCTGCCCGACGGCTCGCGCGTCAACGCGATCATTCCGCCGCTGGCGCTCGACGGCCCGGTGCTCTCGATCCGCCGCTTCGGCAGCAAGCTCGCGATGGACGACATGGTCGCGACGGGCACGCTGACGCGCCAGATGGCAATGCTGCTGGCCGGCTGCGTACACGCGCGACTGAACATTCTGATCTCGGGTGGTACGGGCTCGGGCAAGACGACCCTGCTCAACGCGCTCAGCTCGTACGTGCCCAGTTATGAGCGTATTGTAACAATCGAGGATGCCGCGGAGTTGCGGCTGCAGCAGGAGCACGTGGTGCGGCTCGAGACACGACCGCCGAACGTCGAGGGACGCGGTGAGGTGGTGGCGCGCGACCTCGTGCGAAACGCGCTGCGCATGCGACCGGACCGTATCATCATCGGCGAGGTGCGTTCGGCGGAAGTGATCGACATGCTGCAGGCGATGAACACCGGCCACGAAGGCTCGCTGGCGACGATCCACGCCAACACGCCGCGCGACGCGTTGGCGCGCCTGGAAACGATGATCCTGATGTCCGGCACCTCGCTGCCGGTGCGCGCCATGCGCGAGCAGATCGCCTCGGCCATCGACGTGATCGTGCAAGTCGCGCGTCTGGCCGACGGCACGCGGCGCGTCATCAGCATTGCCGAGGTCGCGGGCATCGACGGCGACGTCGTCACGACGAGCGAGATCTTCGAATTCCGCCGGCGCGGCATGGTGAGCAACAAGGTGGTGGGAACGTTCGTGCCGACCGGGGTGCGCCCGCGCTTCATGGAGCGCTTTCAGATCTCCGGCATCACGCTGCCGCCCGGAGTGTTCGACGAAACCGTCGAGGTCACGGCGGAGCCGACCGTCGATGGTGAGACACCGGCGACGCCAAAGCCGTGGACGCCGAGCGTGGCGGACGCCGATCTTCCGGCGCGCCGAAGACTCGCCGAGCTCGAGACACGACTTGCGTCGGTCGAGCGCGAGCATCAACGCAGCACCGAGCGCACGCGCGGTATGTCGATGGCGATGCTCGCGTTCCTCGAAGCGCTCGACGAAGCCCAGGATGCCGCGCGCGCATCGTCGGACAGCGGTATTGGTCAGAGTGTCGCGGCGCTGTCGAAGCGCGCGCAGTGGTTCGTCGACGCATTCGGCATGTCGCCGATCGAGCCCAAGTCGGGCGACAAGTTCGACGAATCGATTCACGAAGCCGTGCGCACCGTGCCGCCGAACGGCGTGCCGCGCGGGCGAATCGTACAAGTCACGCAGCGCGGCTTCCGTGCCGACGGCAAGATCGCGCGCCGCGCTCAAGTCGTCGTCGCGGGGTAA
- a CDS encoding pilus assembly protein N-terminal domain-containing protein: MNRSSLRSIAVALVAATFALFAVAPSASAQGPALQIAQEGPITLLNLGTGRSFPITTPQAITRISVADTAVADVVVVSDHELVINGKKSGTTDAILWLAGAPRQQYRVQVRSSSDRQQIVLYVKFAEVRRDLVRSIGNSILFRDDHTRAGTGTFNTDNPFTTDSKGKDIINLPGDSKFGTILTDFGTKHLLDLLQLEEQTGRGRVLAEPNLMAANREEATFLAGGELPIPVVQGGTTGSNGPAVSIMYREFGVKLRFIGEIINDSLIKLTVAPEVSSLDYSNAVTLEGFRIPAFRTRRMSSTLDVHRDQSLIISGMFDNEVDDIKTGIPLLKDLPILGALFSSRDFQRHETELIVVVTPVVIDPANPRPVDVAPVKPDTIKPAVDALKREPAMGSKPPIKKP; encoded by the coding sequence GTGAATCGATCGTCGCTTCGTTCGATTGCTGTCGCGCTCGTCGCTGCGACGTTTGCGCTCTTCGCCGTCGCCCCGAGCGCGAGCGCGCAAGGCCCGGCGTTACAGATCGCGCAGGAAGGGCCGATCACGCTGCTGAATCTCGGAACGGGTCGCTCGTTTCCGATCACGACTCCGCAGGCGATCACGCGCATCTCCGTCGCCGACACCGCCGTTGCCGACGTGGTCGTGGTCAGCGATCACGAGCTCGTGATCAACGGAAAGAAATCCGGAACGACCGACGCCATTCTGTGGCTCGCCGGCGCGCCGCGACAGCAATATCGCGTGCAGGTGCGCTCGTCGTCGGATCGGCAGCAGATCGTGCTCTACGTCAAGTTCGCCGAAGTCCGGCGCGATCTCGTGCGGTCCATCGGCAACTCGATCCTCTTCCGCGACGATCACACACGCGCCGGAACCGGCACCTTCAACACCGACAATCCGTTCACGACCGATTCCAAGGGCAAGGACATCATCAACCTGCCCGGCGACTCGAAGTTCGGGACGATTCTCACCGACTTCGGCACCAAGCATCTGCTCGACCTGCTGCAGCTCGAGGAACAAACGGGCCGCGGTCGCGTGCTCGCCGAGCCGAACTTGATGGCGGCGAATCGCGAAGAGGCGACGTTCCTGGCCGGCGGCGAGCTGCCGATTCCAGTGGTGCAAGGTGGAACAACGGGCTCCAACGGCCCCGCCGTTTCCATCATGTACCGTGAGTTCGGCGTGAAGCTGCGCTTCATCGGCGAGATCATCAATGACAGTTTGATCAAGCTCACCGTCGCGCCCGAAGTGTCGAGCCTCGACTACTCGAATGCGGTGACGCTCGAGGGATTCCGGATTCCGGCGTTTCGCACGCGCCGCATGTCGAGCACCCTCGACGTGCATCGCGATCAGAGTCTCATCATCTCGGGCATGTTCGACAACGAGGTCGATGACATCAAGACGGGCATTCCGCTGCTCAAGGATCTCCCGATCCTCGGCGCGCTGTTCTCGAGCCGCGACTTCCAGCGGCACGAAACGGAGTTGATCGTCGTCGTGACGCCGGTCGTCATCGATCCGGCCAACCCGCGACCAGTCGACGTTGCCCCCGTAAAGCCGGACACCATCAAACCCGCGGTCGACGCGCTGAAGCGTGAACCGGCGATGGGGTCCAAGCCGCCAATCAAGAAACCGTAG
- a CDS encoding type II secretion system F family protein translates to MTTLLVLIGVFVATLSLCVGAYLYVNRDQLAAAQTARERLRTVMNFARIDTRSILRDDSASELELLNKLLSGKAITTRIARTISDAGLDIKPGTFFLAVPICGVTAMLVAGTFGIGGAPLWLILGGAAPFIWLRRKRKERRAAFEEQLPEAIDMLMSALRAGYSFQAATKFIGEELPAPLGREFAQFYDEQRLGVDVRTALLSLQDRVPSTDLKMFVTAVLIQRETGGNLTEVLGNIAEVMRERADIHRKIDSLTAESKMSARFLSLLPVIVFVLMLVFDPNFVHPMIATPIGLMLLIFAGLSVGIGYFIMMRIATIDV, encoded by the coding sequence ATGACGACGCTGCTCGTTCTGATCGGCGTATTCGTCGCCACGCTGAGCTTGTGCGTCGGCGCGTACCTCTACGTGAACCGGGACCAGCTCGCGGCCGCGCAAACGGCGCGCGAACGCCTGCGCACCGTGATGAACTTCGCGCGTATCGACACGCGAAGCATTCTGCGCGACGACAGCGCGAGCGAGTTGGAGCTGCTCAACAAGCTGTTGTCCGGCAAGGCGATCACGACGCGCATCGCGCGCACCATCAGCGACGCGGGGCTCGACATCAAGCCGGGAACGTTCTTCCTGGCCGTGCCGATCTGCGGCGTGACGGCAATGCTCGTCGCCGGCACGTTCGGCATCGGCGGCGCGCCGTTGTGGCTGATACTCGGCGGCGCCGCGCCGTTCATCTGGCTGCGGCGCAAGCGCAAGGAGCGCCGCGCCGCGTTCGAGGAGCAGCTGCCCGAAGCGATCGACATGCTGATGAGCGCGTTGCGCGCGGGCTATTCGTTCCAGGCCGCGACCAAGTTCATTGGCGAAGAGCTTCCCGCGCCACTCGGCCGTGAGTTCGCGCAGTTTTATGACGAACAACGACTGGGTGTCGACGTGCGAACCGCGCTGTTGTCGCTGCAGGACCGGGTGCCGAGCACCGATCTCAAGATGTTCGTGACGGCGGTGCTCATCCAGCGCGAGACGGGCGGCAATCTCACCGAAGTGCTGGGCAACATCGCCGAAGTGATGCGCGAGCGCGCGGACATCCATCGGAAGATCGACTCGTTGACCGCCGAGTCGAAGATGTCGGCGCGGTTCCTGTCGCTCTTGCCGGTGATCGTGTTCGTGCTGATGCTCGTCTTCGATCCCAACTTCGTGCATCCGATGATCGCCACGCCGATCGGCCTCATGCTGCTGATCTTCGCCGGCCTCTCGGTCGGGATTGGCTATTTCATCATGATGCGCATCGCCACCATCGACGTCTGA